The Papaver somniferum cultivar HN1 chromosome 3, ASM357369v1, whole genome shotgun sequence genome includes a region encoding these proteins:
- the LOC113357574 gene encoding uncharacterized protein C6C3.02c-like, producing MARRSGGRPAPRPRAAPVRNPPQPAARAPPPAPAQSSGGGMLGGLGATIAQGMAFGGGSAMAHRAVDSIMGPRTIQHEAVGSDAVAAPAAMSSVGGSDACGNQNKAFQDCLNNYGSDISKCQFYLDMLSECRRGSGSSMGI from the exons ATGGCTCGTCGTTCAGGAG GAAGACCTGCTCCCCGTCCCAGGGCTGCTCCCGTGAGAAACCCACCACAGCCAG CTGCTCGTGCTCCTCCCCCGGCTCCTGCTCAGTCTAGTGGCGGAGGCATGCTTGGAGGATTGGGTGCTACCATTGCTCAGG GGATGGCTTTTGGGGGTGGAAGTGCCATGGCACATAGAGCTGTTGACTCCATCATGGGTCCTCGCACCATTCAACATGAAGCTGTGGGCTCTGATGCTGTTGCTGCCCCAGCGGCCATGAGCagtgttggtggatctgatgcaTGCGGTAACCAAAATAAGGCCTTCCAGGAT TGCTTGAACAACTATGGAAGTGATATCAGCAAGTGTCAGTTTTACTTGGACATGTTGTCTGAATGCCGCAGAGGCTCAGGATCTTCTATGGGCATCTGA